A genomic region of Zalophus californianus isolate mZalCal1 chromosome 11, mZalCal1.pri.v2, whole genome shotgun sequence contains the following coding sequences:
- the LOC113913641 gene encoding LOW QUALITY PROTEIN: olfactory receptor 56B1-like (The sequence of the model RefSeq protein was modified relative to this genomic sequence to represent the inferred CDS: deleted 1 base in 1 codon), producing the protein MSASLKGSNSSKFQVSEFILMGFPGIDSWQHWLSLPLAILYLSAIGANTLILITICQDPALPQPMYYFLGILSVVDMGLATTVMPKILAIFWFDAKVISLPECFAQIYAIHCFVGVESGIFLCMAFNIYVVICHPLCYPSIVTNALILKATMFMVLRNGLFVIPVPVLVAQRNYCSRNEIEHCLCSNLGVTSLACDDRRPNSICQLLLAWIGMGSDLGLIILSYTLILCSVLRLNSAEAASKALSTCSSHLILILFFYTVVVVVSVTHLAEPKAPLIPVLLNVLHNIIPPSLNPMVYALRTKELRADFQKMFCLSLEKNTRHP; encoded by the exons ATGTCTGCATCTCTGAAAGGCTCTAATAGCTCCAAATTCCAGGTCTCTGAGTTCATCCTGATGGGATTCCCAGGCATTGATAGCTGGCAACACTGGCTCTCCTTACCATTGGCAATACTCTACCTCTCAGCAATTGGTGCTAACACCctcatcctcatcaccatctGCCAGGACCCTGCCCTTCCGCAGCCAATGTACTATTTCCTAGGCATTCTCTCTGTGGTGGACATGGGGTTGGCCACCACCGTCATGCCCAAGATCCTGGCCATCTTCTGGTTTGATGCCAAGGTCATC AGCCTCCCTGAGTGTTTTGCTCAGATTTATGCCATTCACTGCTTTGTTGGCGTGGAGTCTGGTATCTTCCTCTGCATggcttttaatatatatgtagtgATTTGTCACCCTCTTTGCTATCCATCAATTGTCACCAATGCCTTAATCTTAAAAGCTACCATGTTCATGGTACTTAGAAATGGCTTGTTTGTCATTCCCGTGCCTGTGCTTGTAGCCCAGCGTAATTATTGCTCCAGGAATGAGATTGAGCATTGCCTGTGCTCTAACCTAGGGGTCACCAGCCTGGCTTGCGATGACAGGAGGCCAAACAGCATATGCCAATTGCTTCTGGCATGGATTGGAATGGGTAGTGACCTAGGTCTTATAATATTGTCATATACTTTGATTCTGTGCTCTGTACTTAGACTGAACTCAGCTGAAGCTGCATCTAAAGCTCTGAGCACTTGTAGCTCCCATCTGATCCTTATTCTCTTCTTCTACACAGTTGTTGTAGTGGTTTCAGTAACTCACCTGGCAGAACCCAAAGCTCCTTTGATTCCAGTTCTACTCAATGTGCTGCACAACATCATTCCCCCTTCCCTCAACCCTATGGTTTATGCACTTAGGACTAAAGAACTTAGGGCAGACTTCCAAAAGATGTTTTGTTTGAGCTTAGAAAAGAACACAAGGCACCCGTGA